The DNA segment GACCTTGTTGGCATCGCTCAAGGCTTCGCGCACGAAGGCGACACCGGCCTCGACCGTCTTGCGGGTGCCGCCGATTTGTTGAATTTCGAGTTCGCGTAAGCGCCCGGCGAGTTTCTGCTCCTGCATCAGCCCACCGATCTGGTTGACCTCGCAACCCAGGCCCAATACGACAACGGCCGAAAAATTGACGTGCCGTGCATAGCCGCCGAGCGTGCGGCGAAGCAGCGCGAGCGGCTCGTCCTGCGTCATGCCGCAGCCGGTCTTGTGGGTGAGCGCGACCACGCCATCGACATTGGGAAAATCGGCGAGCGGATTGTCGCCCGTGAACGGATTCTTCCGGAAGACATCCGCGACAAGGCTAGCTACATGCGCGCTGCAATTCACTGACGTGAGGATGCCGATATAGTTGCGGGTCGCGACACGGCCGTCGGAGCGGCGGATACCGTCGAACGTCGCAGGCAGGTCGAAATTTGGTACCGGCTTCACGTCGAGACCGAACGCGTAGTCCTTGGCGAAGTCGCCCATGCCGCAGTTCTGGGTGTGCACGTGGCTACCCGGTGCAATCGGCGCGGTCGCGAAGCCGATGATCTGGCCGTAACGGCGGATGGGCTCGCCGACCGCGATTCCACGGATCGCGACCTTGTGGCCGGCCGGAATGCGCTCCACCGTGGTCACGCCGTCGGCAACCACCAGCCCCGGCGGCAGGCTCGAGCGCGCGATCAGCACGCCATCATCGGGATGCAGACGAATGACGGGTGCCGGGGCCATGGTGGTCTCCTTGATGCTCTAACGTATCGTGCCCCGGACGCTGCGCAGCGCGAGCGATGCGCTGCTGATCCGGGGCCTAGAGTGAGCGCGCGACGTCAATGGATCCCGGATCTGCGGTGCAGCGCTGAAGAAGCACTGCACCGCGTCCGGGACACGAGATCCTTACGCCTTGCCGCCGGAATCCTTGCGGGTCTGGGCAATCTGCATCTTCGCATAGGTCGCCATCAGGCCGACCTCGTTGAACAGGGTCACGAGCTTGAAACCCATGTTGATCGCACGCAACGCGCCGTCGGCGCCCGAGCAATGGATGCCGGGATGCAGGCCGCGCTTGCCGCATTCCTTCACGATCTTCTCGTAGATCTTGAGAATCTCCGGCTCCTCGCGATCGAGCTTCGGCACCAGCCCATAGGAGAAGCCGAGGTCGGACGGTCCGATATAGACGCCGTCGATGCCTTCGACATCGAGGATCGCTTCCATGTTCTCGATCGCGGTTTTGGTCTCCATCATCGGGAGCAACACCGTGTCCTGATTGGCGGTCTTCTGATAGCTGCCGGCCGTGCCGTACAGGCCGGCGCGGATCGGGCCATTCGAACGCACACCCATCGGCGGGTACTTGCTGTAGGAGACGAGGTTTTTGGCCTCCTGCGGCGTGTTGATCATCGGGCAGATCACGCCATAAGCACCGCCATCGAGCACCTTGCCGATGATGCCGGGCTCATTCCACGGCACCCGCACCATCGGCGTCACCGGATGGCCGTGCATGGCCTGGAAACACTGGACCATCGACTGATAGTCCTGCACGCCATGCTGCATATCGACGGTGACGCTGTCGAAGCCGCATTGCGCGATCACCTCGGCCGAGAAGCCGGAAGGGATCGCAAGCCAGGCGTTCACGACCACCTTGCCCGCCGCCCATATTTCCTTGACCTTGTTTGCCATCGTTCTTTCCTTACGTTGCAATCTGTTCCGGCCTCGCGAACGGAAGCTACCGCCTCGCCGCTACGCGACCCACCAATCAGATCCCGCTTTTAGCGCCGAACAACCGGCTTGGCTCGCCAAGATGGCGCATTACTGGGTTGCCCGCTGGATGCTTGCCTCGCCGACGCCGACCTCGCGGGCGGTGTTGACGATGGCAGCCCAGGTGTCGTCCGGCAAGGGAATGCCGTTTTCGGTCCGCTCGGCGCGGGTCTTGCGCTCGACGTCGCCCGGAATCAGGACCGGCTCGCCGCCCGCAATCGGCTTGGTCCCGCGGATGAAATCGACATAGCGGGAGACCTCGCCGTCGAAGAAGTGCGCGGGGTCGACGACTTTCGGGTCGATGTAAAATGCGAGCATGCCGTTGGCAAAGCGCCGGTTGGGCGCAGTGGCCCCCGTGCCGGTCAGCGCGCCGCCAAGCAGTTCGCACATGAACGCCAACCCCGAGCCTTTGTGTTCGCCGAAGGCCCGGATCGCGCCGGTCCCTTTGGTGTGATCGCGCGGACCGTCGGGTGTGTATGGCCCATAGAGCACGTGCGGGTCCTCGCTCAACGCACCATCGGCATCGATCAGCGCGCCCTTGGGCAGTTTCTTGCCGCCACGGCTTGCGACCAGGCACTTGCCTTCGGCCACGATCGAGGTGGCGAAATCGAGCACGATCGGCGGCTGTCCTTCGCGCGGCACGCCGACGCAATAGGGCGCGGTCGACAGCCGCTTCTCGACGCCGCCGAAAGGCGCGACCAGCAGCGAGCCGGCCGCATTGACGAAATGCACGGAGATCAGACCTTCGGCGGCGGCCGCCTCGGCCCAGTCGCCGACGCGGCCAATATGTCCGGCGTTACGAAGTGCGACCGCGGCCAACCCCGCCTTTTTGCATTTCTCGATGCCGATCTTGACCGCAACCGGCGCTACCGTCTGGCCGTAGCCGAACTTGCCATCGACGACAGCCAGTGACGGCGTATCGACGACGACCTCCGCGGTCTGGTTCGGAATAATCGAACCCATCTTCTTCCACCGGATGTAGACCGGCACGCGGATCACGCCGTGGCTGTCATGCCCGGTGAGATTGGCGGTCGTAAGGTAAGTCGCGACGCGGCGCGCCTCCTCAGTGGAGGATTCGGCGTGACCGAAAATATCCGAAACAAAATCGATGAGATGAGGAACCTTGATCGTGACCATTTCAGTCGTCGCTCTTTTTGGTTTGGCGCTTATTGCGTCGTAAGATTATGCGCTCACCTTGGCATGACCGCCGAGGTAAGCGGCGCGGATGGCTTCATTGCCCCAGAGTTCGTCGGGCTTGCCGCCGAGCACAATCCGCCCCGTCTCCAGGACGTAGCCGTGATCGGCGACCGACAATCCCATGCGCGCGTTCTGTTCGACAAGCAAGACCGTGGTGTCGCGCCGGATTTGCGAAATGATCCGGAACACGGCCTGCACGATGACCGGCGCCAGCCCAAGCGACGGCTCGTCGAGCAGCAAAAGCCGGGGCTTCGCCATCAACCCACGCGCGACCGCCACCATCTGCAACTGACCGCCCGACAGCGTCCAGCCGAGCGCATTGGCAAACGCGCGGATGTCCGGGAACAGATCGAACATCGCATCCGCCTCGCGCGACAGCTCAGCTTTGCCGACGCGACGGTTCGAGCCGCCGAGCATGATATTTTCCTTCACCGAAAGCCCGGGGAATACCCGCCGCCCTTCCGGCACATGCGAGATGCCGAGCCGCACGATCGCTTCGGGCCCAAGCGTGTGTGTATTTGGGCCCGAGATTGGCTTGCCGTCGAACAGGATTTCGCCGGACGCGGGTTTGATCAGCCCGGAAATCGCGCGCAGCGTCGTCGATTTGCCGGCGCCGTTGGCGCCGAGCAACGTCACCACCTGGCCTTCATCGACCGCGAGCGAGACGCCGCGCAAGGCCTCGATCTCGCCATAGCGCACGACCAGGTCGTTGATTTGAAGCAGCGCCATTATTCGGTTCCAAGATAGGCAGAGACGACGTCGGGATGACGCAGCACTGCGAGCGACTCACCGTCCGCAATGCGCTTTCCGAAATTCAGGACCGTGATGTGCTGTGCAGCCTCGCTGACCAGCGTCATGTCGTGGTCGATGATCAGGATGGTGAGGCCTTGCGCCGCGATGCGCTTGAGCAGCGCGTGCAGCTCAAGCTTCTCGCTGGAATTCAACCCCGCCGCCGGTTCGTCGAGCAGCAACAAGGTCGGATTGGCCCCAAGCGCACGCGCGATCTCGATCAGACGCTGATGCCCGTAGGAAAAGCTCGAGATCAGCTCGTCGGCGCGCGAACCAAGTCCCACAAAGGTCAAGGCCGACATCGCCCGCGCGGTGAGTGCCTCGTCGTCAGCCTTGCCGGTTAGCGTATTGCCCGGACGTTCCGCGCCGATGATGACGTTCTCGAGCGCCGTCATCGAACGAAACAGGCGGATGTTCTGGAAGGTGCGTCCAAGGCCGGCGGCCGCGCGCTGATGCGGCGGCATGTCCGTGATGTCGGTGCCGTCTAGTACGACCGTCCCACTGGTTGCCTTGTAGATTCCAGAGAGCACGTTGAGCGTCGTCGTCTTGCCGGACCCGTTCGGCCCGATCAGCGCATGGACGCCACCACGCCTGACATCGATGTCGACATTGTCGACCGCCTTGAGGCCGCCGAAGTGTTTGGAGAGGCCCTTCACCGAAAGCACGATGTCGCCGCCAACCGTCGCCGGCGCCAGTTGCAATGCCGGTCCCCCCGCAAGCGCCCTCGCCTTCAGCCACCACCGCTCGGTCGCAAGCTTGGCAAACCCCCAAATGCCGTCCGGCATGTAGCGGATGATGAGGATCACCGACAGGCCGTAGATGGCGAGATAAAGTCCGGGCACGCTCTTGAGGAAGCGAAGCCATTCCGGGATCAGGATCAACAATCCGGTCCCGATCGCCGAGCCAATCGGCGACGCGACGCCGCCGAGCAGCGACATGGTCAGGAACACGACGGACTCGGCAAAGGAGAATTGATCCGGGCTGACATAGGCAAAGCCGCCGGCGAACAGCCCGCCGGCCAGTCCCCCCAGCACCGCGCTCAAGGCAAAAGCCGATACCTTGGTACGGAACACATCGATGCCGACGACGCCTGCGGCGAGTTCATTGTCGCGCACCGCGCGCATGGCGCGGCCGAGTCTCGTATCGGCGAGATGCCAGACCACGTAACCCACCAGCGCCAGCATCGCGACGCAGAAGGCCAGATAAGATTGCGACGACTGAAACAGGTCCGGCCGGCCGATGCGCGACACGCCGTCAGGGCCGTGCGTGAGCCAGATCGAGTTGATCATGACGAGGGTGACGATCTGCTGGAACGAGATTGTCACCATCGCAAGGTAGTGCCCACCAAGCCGCAGCGTCGACATGCCGAGGAAGGCGCCGGCCAGCAGCGCGACCACGCAGCCGCCGGCGAGGCAGAGCCAATAGCTCACATGGTAGTCCGCGGTGCCGAGCCCGACCGCATAGGCGCCGAGACCAAAAAACGCGGCCTGCGCCAGATTGATCTGGCCGCACAGGCCGAGCACGACCGACAGGCCGAAGACCGCGATCGCAAACGTCGTCGCCTGCATCAGGATGTTATGGATATAACCGTCGAACTGAACGGTCGCGGCGAGGCTCACGAGAATGGCGCAACCGATGAAATACGGCAGGTGCCTCAGCCACAGCGGCTTGACGCGTGGCGCGGTCGCGGCCATTGCGATGTTTTCGCTCGGCGCGCTCATGCCTTCTCCGCGACGCGTTCGCCGAAGATGCCTTGCGGCCGGAACACCAGGAAGGCAACCAGCACCAGGAACGCAAAACCGTCTTTATACGGCACTGATATATAGGCCGCCCCAAAGGTCTCGATGATGCCAAGCGCGACACCACCGATGATCGCGCCGGCGACATCGCCAAATCCGCCGATGATCGTGGCGGCAAAAGCCTTGAGCGCGATCGTCGAGCCCATCTGGATCGACACGAACAGGACGGGCGCCACCAGAATGCCGGCGAGCCCCCCGAGCACCGCCGAATAGATGAAGGTGATCATGATCATGGTGGAGACGGAAATGCCAAGCAGCGAGGCCATTTCCTTGTCCTGCGATGTCGCCTGCAATTTCTTGCCCAACATCGTGTGCTCGAAGAACCAGTAGTTGAAGATCACGAGCACGACGGTCACCGCGATAATCAGCAAATACTGGCTATCGAGGTAGACCGGGCCGAGCTGAATACCGGGCGTGTCGAACCAGCCTTCGAGCACCTGCGGCTGCGGCCCGTAGATCGCGAGCACGGAATTGGCGAGCAGGATCGAGGCGCCGATGGTCGCGATGATCACCGGCAGAAAGGTGCGATGACGCAGCGGATAATAAACGCCGAGATTGAAGATCACGCCCAACAGCGCCATGCCCGCAAGCGCGAGCAGGAACGACAGCCAGTATGGCCAGCCGAGATCGACCGCGAACACCACCATCAGATAGGCGGCGACCATCGAGAACTCGCCTTGCGCGAAGTTCACCACGTTGGTGGCGCGGAAAATCAGCACGAAGCCGAGCGCGATCAGCGCATAGACGGCACCGATGCCGATGCCGGTAAACAGCAGTTGCAGGATGAGGTCCATGAATGCGCCGGGCCGGTTCTGGAAGCGAAACGCAAAGCGGCCTCCCCCGTCGGGGGAGCCACCTCAGATCATCAATCGTCGAATTCGATATGCTTGTCGAAGACGATCGCACCCTTCTCGTTTCGCACGACGTTATAGCCATGCAGGCCGTCGCCGTTCTGGTCGAAATTATATTCACCTTCAGCGCCCGGGAATTTCTTCAAGCCCAGGATCGCTTCGCGAATCTTGCCGGGGTCGGTCGAGCCCGCCTTGTTGATCGCCGCCGAAAGAACGGTGATTGCATCATAGGTCCAGGCACTCTGGAGATCCGGCGCGGTCTTGTAGGCCTCGCGATAGGCCTTGCCGAAAGCCTTCGACGTCTCGTTCGATTCCTCGGCATAATCGGCGACGCCATAGGTGCCGTAGAGCGTAGGTCCGGCAAGCTTGATCGCGGATACGTTCACCGTCGTTGGCGACCCCACCCAGGGGATGGTGACGCCGAGCTGGCGCAGTTGCCGGGCGAAAATGCCAAGATCGTTCTCAAACGTGAAGTAGGTGCCGAGCACGTCCGCGCCCGACTGCTTCACGGCAAGGACCACGGGCGTGAAATCCTGGCTCTGGTTGGCGTAGCCCTGATCGAGCACCGGCGGCGCACCCAATTTTTCCAGCGCCGCCGACAAGGCCTTGCCGCCCGCAGTGCCGAACGCGTCGGTGGAATGCACGATCGCCCACTTCTTTTTGCCGAGCGTGTTGACGCCGAAATCTGCGATCACGCGGCCCGAGTAGCTGTCATTGGGACGAAAACGAAACAGCCAGGGATTGTTCATATGCGTCAGCGTTGGATCGGTGCCGCCGATCATCACGGGCTTGCCGAGCTTGAGCACGTCGGGCGCCATGGCGTGGATCTGGGTCGAACGCACCGAACCAAGGAATCCCACGATGTCGGATTGTGCAGCGAGCTTGGAGAACGCGAGCACGATGCCGGGATTGGTGGTCTGGTCGTCCTCGATGACGAGTTCGACCTGTTTGCCGAGAACGCCGGCCTTGTTGACGGCTGCGAGCGCGAGCTTGGCGCCGTTTTGCGCCCAAAGCCCCTGCTCCGCCGCCGGCCCCGTGACCGGAACGCACATGCCGATCTTGATGGTCGAAGCCTGTGCGCCCGCGCGCGTGATGACATAGGGCGCCGCAACGGTGACGGTGATGCCAGCCGCGAATTCGCGTCTCGTCAGTTTCATACAAACCCTCCCTGGAACCGTGCTTTTTGCCGGCTCTTATTGGTATATCGCGCCGCACGCGAGAAAGCGCGGCACACCGTCTGGTACTTACGAAGTCTTGAAGCGCGAGTAAATTGATATTGCAGCGATTTAGGCTTTTGGCGCAGGCCGACACAATGGAGCGTCCCGCTCTCGCAATGCGGCAATCATCGACTGCCTATTTGCGTGGCAGATAACGAATGTCGCCTGTCACGTATCTTCCGAGGGCGCGATATCAGTCACTTCGAGGGCCGCAAGACTGCTTTCCAAGGCCGCCAACATAGCCTGAAGCTCGGCCAGCCTTTGAACGCCGTAGCGCCGGGTGATCTCGGCGTAAATGAACTCGGAGGTGGGAGCGATGAGTTCGATCAGCTTCAGGCCTTTTTGGGAAATCGAGACAACACCACGCCGCAGGTCGACTTTTGCTGTCCGGCGCTCGATCAGCTGTCGCGCCTCCAGATCACGCAGGATCCGCGACAGGCTCGGACCGAGAAGAAAGGCGGTGCGCGCCAATTCCGTGACCTCGATGGCCTCGACCGCCGAAAGCGCACGCAAAATCCGCCATTGTTGCTCGGTCAGCCCGTGACGACGGAGCGACGGGCGAAATTGCCGCATCACTGCCTCACGCGCGCGCAACAGCGACATCGGCAGAGATCTGGAAAAATCGCGCATCGGAATCCGGCGCTCGGCCGGATTAAGCGCAGCGTCGCTTGCGGCTTTTTTTGGCGTCACCATCGGTGCGGCAATTCGTTTGCGTTGCACAAATTTCCAATCGATTGCTAGACAGAACTTAACATGTTAATCATATTCGGGCACGCGGGTTTTTGTCGCGCCCTCAGAGACGCGCGACGTGATCCGTGCCGACAATAGCGCCCGGCCGCCGTTCAGCTGAAAGCGCCGAAGAGCAATCCGCCATGCCGCATTTCACGATCGAATATTCCGCCAATCTCGATGCGCGCGTCGACATGGGACAAGTAGTCGAGATCGTCCGGAAGGCTGCGATCGAGACCGGCATCTTTCCGCTCGGCGGCATTCGCGTGCGCGCGGTCCGGTGCGAGCACTATGCGATCGGCGACGGCAATCCCGACCATGCCTTCCTCGACATAGTGCTGCGCCTCGGCGAGGGCCGCGATCTCAAGACCCGCAAGGAAGCCGGCGAACATATTTTCCGTGCCCTGTCGGCCTATCTCGATCCGGTTTTTGCCAGGTGCAAATTCGCCTTGTCATTTGACATGCAGATCAATGACAAGGAAACCAGTTGGAAGCGTAACAATATTCATGAAGCTTTGAAGGCGGACGCCGCCCATGGATAAAGGATTGGGATTCCAGCTCAGAGATTCTTGATGCCCGTTCCAAAACACATCTTCGACCCGCCGTTCAACATCATCAGAAGCAGCCACGTCGTCCTCGACGTAGTTGATCTGAAGGCGAGTGCCGAATTCTACGAAAACGCCGTCGGCCTCCATGTCGAGGAGCGCGGCGATGCCGCGGTCTATCTGCGCGGCAGAGAGGAGCAGCAACATCACTCGCTGGTCTTGCGCAAGGCGTCCCACGCGACCTGCCGCCGTCTCGGCTTCAAGGTCGGCGACGAGGGAGATCTCGACAAGGCCGCGGCGTTCTTCTCGCAGAACAACATCGCCTTCGCCTTTGCCGAGCAGCCCTTCCAGGGCCGCACACTGCAATTCTCCGATCCCTTCGGCTTTCAGATCGAACTCTACGCGGCGATGGACAAGCGCCCGCTTCTGTTGCGCCGCTACGATCTCTACAAGGGCTGCCATCCGCAGCGGCTCGACCATTTCAATGTCTTCGCCGCCGAGGTTCAGGACACGGTTGATTTTTACGCACGGCTCGGCTTCCGCCTGACCGAATACGCCGAGGAGGATGGTGAACACGGCCGGATCGCGGCCGCCTGGCTGCATCGCAAGGGCAACGTTCACGATTTCGCTATCACCAACGGCAAAGGCCCTCGCCTGCACCATTTCGCCTACTGGGTGCCCACTGCCATGAACATTTTGCACCTGTGCGACGTGATGGCCTCAAGCGGTTATCTCAATAATATCGAGCGCGGCCCCGGGCGGCATGGTATCTCGAACGCGTTCTTCCTCTACGTCCGCGATCCCGATGGCCACCGGCTTGAACTTTACACCAGCGATTATTTCACCGGCGACCACGACCACGCTCCAATGCGCTGGTCGCTGAACGATCCGCGCCGGCAGACGCTGTGGGGTGCGCCCGCCCCGCGCTCGTGGTTCGAGGAGGGATCGCCATTTCCGGAGCAAGCTCTGCGCGAGCCGCAGTTTGTCGCCGAAGTCACAGTTGCTGATTGAAGTTACGGAGACCTTATGAAGATGTCCTTGATTGTCGCGGCCGCCTCGATGCTGGGTCTCCTGCCCGGCGCATCACCGACGGGCAGCGCGCATGCCGCCGAGTTGAAGGTGCTGGCGGGAGGATCCCTGCGAAGCGTGCTGACCGCACTTGCGCCGAAATTCGAGCAGGCGTCCGGCCACAAGCTCGTCATCGACTTCGACACCACGCCGAACCTGATCAAGGCTGCGACCTCGGGCGAACCGTTCGACCTCGGCGTCGTTCCGATCGACGTCTTCTATGATGCCGCCGCCAAGGCTCATTTCGCGCCGCCCGTAAAATTTGCGCGCGTCGGCTATGGCGTCGCGGTGAAAGCCGGCGCGCCAAGACCTGACATCAGCACGCCGGAAGCATTCAAGAAGACGCTGCTGGAAGCAAAATCCATCACGTTCCTGCCGGCGAGCGCCGCCGGCTCCTATATCCTGAAAATGTTTGAGCGGCTTGGCATTGCCGAGGCGATGAAGGCCAAGACCATTGCACAGGCGCAGCCGACGGGAATCATCCCCGCTGTGGTCAGCGGACAGGCCGAGATTGCGGTGTTCGTGAACAATGTGCTGACCGCGCCCGGCGTCGACATCGTCGGCCCCTTCCCTTCCGGATTGCAACAGGAACTGGTTTTCCCGGCGGCACTGGCGGTCGACACCAAACAAAAGGACGCAGCTCAAGCCTTTATCGATTTTCTGATGTCGCCCGAAGCCGTCGCCGTTCTCAAATCCAAAGGCATGACGCCCGGCCACGACTAAGCGCGGAACATCCAATGGCTGTAGCCCGTATCGCCACGTTTGCCGTTGATGGCGCCGCCAAATACGGCGTCGCGACCGATCGCGGGATCATCGACCTCTCGGCGCGCTGGGGCAAGGAGTTTCCAACCTTGCGCGAGGTGATCGCTGGCGACAGCTTACGCAAACTCGCGGAAGAGGCAGATCGCCACCCGGCAGATTACGCGCTCGACACCGTCACCTGGCTGCCGCCGATTCCGGCGCCGGAAAAGATCATTTGCATCGGCGTCAACTACCCCGACCGCAACGCCGAATATAAAGACGGGTCGGACGCGCCAAAATATCCAAGCATGTTCTTCCGCACGCCACGCTCGTTCGTCGGTCACGGAACGCCGCTGGTCCGCCCGAAAGCTTCCTCCCAGCTCGACTATGAAGGCGAACTGGTGCTGGTGATCGGCAAGGCCGGCCGGCACATTGCGGAGCGCGACGCGCTCGATCACATCGCAGGCCTCACGCTGTGTAACGAGGGCACCATTCGCGACTGGGTTCGGCACGCCAAGTTCAACGTCACGCAGGGCAAGAATTTCGATTCCACCGGCAGCCTCGGCCCGTGGCTCGTTCCTTACGCAGACGAATCCCAGATTGCCGATGTCAGGCTGGCGACGCGGGTCAATGGCGAGACTCGGCAGGATGACCGCACGTCGCGTCTGATTTTCGGCTTTCGCCACCTGATCCATTACATATCGACCTTCACGACGCTGGTGCCCGGCGATGTCATCGTCACGGGCACCCCGACCGGGGCCGGCGCGCGGTTCGATCCGCCACGCTATCTAAAACCCGGCGACGTCATCGAGGTTGAGGCCGAGAATATCGGCGTGTTGCGCAACGGCGTCATCGACGAAACTCCCTGATGTGCGCGGAGTGGAGCATCCCATGTCTGTAAGCTCCGGCGGCGAAGCCATTGTCAGCGGCCTGATCGCGCACGGCGTCGACACCGTGTTCGGACTTCCTGGCGCCCAGATCTACGGCCTGTTCGACGCTTTCCATCAAGCCCAGCTCAAGGTGATTGGCGCGCGGCACGAACAGGCCTGCGGCTACATGGCCTTTGGCTTTGCGCGCGCAACC comes from the Bradyrhizobium erythrophlei genome and includes:
- a CDS encoding molybdate ABC transporter substrate-binding protein, which codes for MSLIVAAASMLGLLPGASPTGSAHAAELKVLAGGSLRSVLTALAPKFEQASGHKLVIDFDTTPNLIKAATSGEPFDLGVVPIDVFYDAAAKAHFAPPVKFARVGYGVAVKAGAPRPDISTPEAFKKTLLEAKSITFLPASAAGSYILKMFERLGIAEAMKAKTIAQAQPTGIIPAVVSGQAEIAVFVNNVLTAPGVDIVGPFPSGLQQELVFPAALAVDTKQKDAAQAFIDFLMSPEAVAVLKSKGMTPGHD
- a CDS encoding fumarylacetoacetate hydrolase family protein, encoding MAVARIATFAVDGAAKYGVATDRGIIDLSARWGKEFPTLREVIAGDSLRKLAEEADRHPADYALDTVTWLPPIPAPEKIICIGVNYPDRNAEYKDGSDAPKYPSMFFRTPRSFVGHGTPLVRPKASSQLDYEGELVLVIGKAGRHIAERDALDHIAGLTLCNEGTIRDWVRHAKFNVTQGKNFDSTGSLGPWLVPYADESQIADVRLATRVNGETRQDDRTSRLIFGFRHLIHYISTFTTLVPGDVIVTGTPTGAGARFDPPRYLKPGDVIEVEAENIGVLRNGVIDETP